The segment TTAGATTTGGTGCTTCAGCCTTGAAGATTCATTATACCGTTATCGCGCACTTGCCACAATCAATACTGCAAAGTGTGCATGTATTATTAGTATACacaattaaataacaaaacactgTTATCGCTAGCTCCGTTACTGTTGCCATAAAAATTCGGCTGACGGTTTTTCCGCTATTGCGTGTTAATTAGTCCAACCGTATGGGCAATAACGATGTTTTGCTAGGTAAGTTTTTTAGCTACTGTTGACGGGAACATAGGAATGTTTTTCGCTGAGTGAGCAGTTCGGAAACCCTTGTCTGAATAGAGCAAACCTAAACGTGAAAACGTTACTGCGCGCTGATTCCCTTCAGAGAACAAACGTTTTGGTCTCGGTTTGAGAGAATAAAACCTTACAGCTCGTGTGTATCTTCTCATAAGAACTTTTTACCCAGCGAAGTGGTGACAACGTCCCTCGGAAAGTCGTCGAATTGTCGAAAATCGAAGAAATAAAACGTTTGAACGTGACTGCCGAAGGATAACGTCAATGCATTTAAGAGCTTTCTCCCCTGAGCACAAAAATGAAACACTTTCCTTGTTTGTATTCTTCTTTTGCAAGATATATCTCGCACATTCTTCTGTCACATATTGTAATAAACTTGGCGAACGAATCTATATTAGAGGCTAATAATTGTAGATGTTCAGACAAAGGCTAGACAATGTGTAGCAGATCATTGCAAATAAAGGATGTGATGGCTATAAAGTTATGAGAACATTATttcggagcaaaaaaaaaaaatgtggagtCATACCGTCACATGGATCATGCAacgcattgggggggggggggggggcgttaaaTGTGACAACTCCTATagaaacacacccccccccccccctcactaacACCACCAACACTACTCCGTCCACGTCATTTGACTTGAGAACTGCACTCATACTGAGCGAGTACACATTCTACGAAGAAATTTAAACAATCATATTTGcacatcgttaaaaaaaaaacactaaaattatGTACACTGTCCTGAAGtcctcttaaaataaattaaacatattctCGTGTGAAATTATTTGCCAAATAAATTTCAAAGGTTCCTTCAGACATGACCGGGGTGTTTGTGGCTTCAGCAAACAGTGCACGGCTTTACGGGAACAAGGCCGAACACACGCATATTCAGTTCTCACATTCGAGCCGTCAAAACCATTTGctcctttaaaaaaaatcgagCGCTATCATTTAAATACACCAGCAGTATAAAACGGCACCTTTATTTTCTAATCCATATGAAAGATAGAAAATCCgatttctcgtttttttttttttttgcttaacgtACAGTTCTAAAAGTTTTTACATAGTCCAGTTGTGTTCTGTAGGAACGTTTGATACGaatctgaataaaataaatatttatttattacaatatatGCCTAttgaaatttgaaagaaaaaatgtcATATACAATTGAACTCAAGTATGTTCCTCACTGCGTTTGCATTTTTCTCCACATGTTTACAATGAAGGAAAATCATACAGTGATTCGTTTAAGTAGGTACTCGAAGTTAACGAAGATATATGATTGATACCCTTCTGGGCTAAGCCAGGGGTGGAATTTGCCAAGGACAGGGTTTCTCATGAAGGGTATGCTAAAAATATGAAGGGTTAATCCCAGATTTCGTGCTTTCTGTACATACCAGGACTGACCTTTAATTATTTCTTCGCGTACATAAAAACCATTCAATATGgacttcagtaaaaaaaaaaaatcattttaaaattaagtatggTAATAtaaggaatttatttttaaaaattgtgtggaaaaaaaactaaatgtaagaagcaaaataatttaggatagaATCCCTTTAAAggattttaaacttattttctgCCATACGGTGTTATGATGCACTTCACGTCCAAGAAATATTGAATTGTTAGATTCATTGACAGTTCGACGAGCATGGAGCAATGTGGTGCAGCCGTGAAGTTAACATTCACCATCGTGAACCACGTATGCAGGTCTATCAGTCTATGGAGTGGGTGACTGCAAGGCAGTAAGACCGCAGCTGCTACATAGGGGGAGGACCCCAGGGCAGGACTATCACCCAGTGCCCCACCCCAGCCTTTTAATGCAATGCAACCTTAATATTAACATTTATTATGATAAATAAGCCAcgttttgtttttacaaaaatgAAGTTCCAAATAGTCttaaaaacatgattttaaaaatataaaaagagtACCATAGTTTTATAAACGTAATGTGTAGAACAGGCGTGCAATGATTATTTCCCAGCAAGCTCAATTTTGCAGGCTTTAAGAGGATATTAGTATCTCTTTAAATTGAAATAATGTGCAAGTTTTACTGCATCTCACTTCAGTAACCTATAGTGAATCTTTCGAACCACCATTTTAATAGCTGTGAAAACACGCGTTACAACATTTTGAATCTCGGAAGATTCACTTACTAGAATAAAAAAACACCCAGGCTGCTAATTAGACGCAATGTGCAAAATGTTCTACTTAAGCCTTTGCATCACATACCAAGTTGGTCTTTTTATTTTCCAGTCAGTTTTTTAGGCCTTTTTTTGTCAATTTGTTTCATTAACGTTTTTGATGTTGAATCGTAAATTTTCCCACCATACATTAATTTAAAGTTATCTTTGAGCTGTAAAATGTTACGCTAATGATCACAATGGTGAATACATGAGTAAATTTATACCTAATTAGATAATTATTAGTAAATGTGTTGGGAAAATTTACAATGAATCAAAAGTGATAAATTCCTCTAATATAACGACATATGAAATAACCTACATGGCTGATGAGAACCTTTAAGGCAGTACTTAACTTgatacttaaaaaatactaaagaaaTGTAAATAACATACTTAAGCTCTGTACAAAGTTTTACATTCAGGTGCATAATCTCTGAACACCCTGAATATTCAGATGTTTATGGTCCTAAATTTGGCAAGTCTTGATGCTCAACACTTAACTATAATGCAGGAAtgcttcacaaaataattttactttgtacagttatgtgaatttttttcatattttaattttaactgtaatTAAATTGTGATGTATTATTGCTCGACcaatttcaataaacattttaGGATTACCTAACGTACGTTATCAACATTGACTGCGAATTTAGTTGACTTGTGGTTAaaagggaaaaaatttaatttttaggttaaagAACAGAAAAATTCATTTAGCATTTATCCCCGTACCCACGTCATGCGTCAATTCTTGgaacattaataagtaaaaactaaataatttaatactgtGAAGCAAAAATATGGAATTCCAAGTTCAAGGTAGCCTTCAgttaattaaagtattttaatcatttttttaattgtacaatCTCATTTTTATAACACTAACAaaaggtgtaattaaattttaactataaaacacaaacactattatttaaaattatacaacATTTGAATATATTAAAACGTTAACTCATGTTATGTACATGtatatactaaaataatatttatactaGAAAAATACAATCAAATTTCGACTTCACTGtgtacatttaaaaaacacagAGTTTTGAtgcaaaagtaaataaaaattcttcACTAAAAACTACGCAACTTCAATTCATTTTTTCTTTGAATAGCAAACTCCGACATAAAACTTGGAACTTATTTGtctatattaaatgcatttttaaaatttggctCGGAACTTCACTTTGAACTTTTCGCTTTAAACGCAAAGAGCTCCATGAATTTGCTCCGACGCTTGGTTTTGTGTGGAATATTTTCGCCGTCGTGAGAAGGCGGGACTATGGGGGCCGCTTCCGGGGCAGGGTTGGCCGCTTCCGGGGCAGGGTTGGCCGCTTCCGGGGCAGGGTTGGCCGCTTCCGGGCAGGGTTGGCCGCTTCCGGGCAGGGTTGGCCGCTTCCGGGGCAGGGTTGGCCGCTTCCGGGGCAGGGTTGGCCGCTTCCGGGGCAGGGTTGGCCGCTTCCGGGGCAGGGTTGGCCGCTTCCGGGGCAGGGTTGGCCGCTTCCGGGGCAGGGTTGGCCGCTTCCGGGGCAGGGTTGGCCGCTTCCGGGGCAGGGTTGGCCGCTTCCGGGGCAGGGTTGGCCGCTTCCGGGGCAGGGTTGGCCGCTTCCGGGGCAGGGTTGGCCGCTTCCGGGGCAGGGTTGGCCGCTTCCGGGGCAGGGTTGGCCGCTTCCGGAGCAGGGTTGGCCGATTCCGGAGCAGGGTTGGACGCTGCCGGCGCACACACACCGTCCTCTGGGACAGAAACAATGTCTTCGCTGCCACGCTGTGTCGAAATGGTTACTTCGGCCTGTAGAAACTCGTCCTCTGCAAGTTTGTCTTTGGGAGAACTTTTATAGCTTTTCGATTCGTAGACCTCGCTCGCTCCATAAGTGGCAGATATCCGAGTCTGACGCTCATCTTCGCcctgaaacaaaattaaaaatattaagtctTACTGTAAGacctttttaatatttattttcgtcATAACCCTCATCCAACTAAAAATATGCATATTTCCTCTTATAAAAGGCATCAATGGGAATGTGTATTCGAGAACAGTAAGTTTTTGCCATTATAAATGCTTCATtgcaatgaaaacaaaattaggCCTGGAATACTTGCTGCCTTCAAGCCCTTAGTGGTAccaatcatttaaatttttgcaaaaaaataaatacttcctTTGCAAATTTTCACTGTCTCTTAGCATTAAAAGAAAAATGTAATCAGTACTACTACTGCCAAATAAAACAATCCCATTTAATTCTAGAAAACTACCTATATGCTCTAGTTCGTATATTAagtgaaatttatttataaagcattaaaatatttattcacaatGACCATCACGTGTAACAGTTTTATCATGCACGTTATTAATATAGTAGGCTCTTGTCCTTAGgccaaaaagttttatttatctttttaagaaaaatttctgAGCAAACATAAGAACAGTGTAAGAACAGGTATTTGGTGCCAATAATAAGCTAAacaaactaccaaccacaattttaccatttaacGAAATGCAACCCCTAAAGGTTTTAAAACGGAAAAAAACACCACTTTCGAATTAATTAGAACTAGGTTATAAAATTAGTTAACAACTTGCGTGTGGTTtgattctgtattttttttaacttattgaaaTTAGTTTTTATGGTTTTGattaattgaaagaaaattttgtCTCAGAAATTTAAATACAGCGTTTTTCGGTAAGAATAATAGACTAATGAACCACACATTGAGAGATTCCGCCCCAAAGTGGTGTAAATGGGTGAgtggtttaagaaaaaaaaatgcgcaATTATATTCTACTAGATCTAAGGGTTAGTAATTAATAATGAACACCACGCATATACAGTTAAGATTTGTTTTGAGATTCGGTTGGTAAGATTCCTTTTATCTTAAGAAATAATATCTCCATATAAATTATGGCTAAATGTAAGATACTgagcattaataaataaaataattaattacatattgTGAATGTATCATTTTTAGAAATTCCATCGCAAAAGCAGTGAAACGGGGGTACATTAGTTTTAATTAACAAATATATCCAAGCTAATTAAGCTGGAGTTATGAAATTATGCAAAATTAACGTACATTATACGATTTAATAGCATGTCCAATCATGTATGTGTAATAAAATGGCGGCATATAATTCTCCAAGTTAGTTCTCTGTAGGTCGGTTCCACAAAATAGTATGCTTTATGCCGAAGAggaaaatcatttattaaaatcCATAGCTGTATAATTTATAACAGTACTAGCTGACctgacagacgttgtcctgtcattcaattcaaactggaatactatactaataataattatttacattgttgtatattttgatattgtttgtttgtaattttttattatctgtATAACATATTGTTTATTGTAATGCTTGTTGATAAATaacattgttagttttatttcctggcatataaataaataatgctgatggttttctgacacgggaacaggcgacatacagttgtccatgtgaaaaacattttcaagtttaatgccacaaacacttaacgactgcccttgcgatttattgacattgcaattGCAAGCCGCACCAGAAATTGTAGCATTTTAAAGTCGAATGGCATGTCGTTCGGAATCATAAGAGATGCGTAGAATCAAAACGTCTTAGCCTTTATACTTCCCTTTTAAAATTGTGGCTTTGATGACGTTCATTCATTTCTTCACCGCAAGCCGGGTGCCATTACAAagacgtggctggtttatgtttCGTAACATTATGATTACCGATCCGTTTTTTAGTGACAGATTATGATGTGGTAATCCGGGCAATTCcagggaatttaaaaattctgttggatAGTTGACATCTTGGTTAGTAACGGAATCAGATTTGTAAGTCATCAATTCGCCAACTATCTtactttaaatttgaaaattcatttgttatcaattttttttgcagcCAGTATAACATTTTCACTTCAccaaacatttttgtaattttcagcaatgtttgggaaaaccatctcgatgagttcggtctttgattcagtaaagtgacaaaaatttgcagggaatgtaatgtatccagacGATGTGTCAACAGGAATTTTGCCATTACCAATATCTAGCAATTGTTTGTAAAATACTTCATCAGATTCGTCATTTTGCAATACGACTCGCATAGTCATATTTAATTTCAGTGTCTTGACTATTTCCATAAAATAgacgacttcaaacatgcattaagtTCGTCGGCTGGCTTTGATCGAGGCATTACTGGCAATttttgtcgaaaatcacctgccaatagaatcatcgctccaccaaaccggttttggttgtttcgtaaatctttcattgtgcggtctaatgcctccaaagattttttgtgtgccatcgtTCATTCATTAACTTGCATGTACAACGGCAATTTTAGTGCTGAATTAGCTGTTCGACCGCCTTCCAACAACGTTGCTGCAATACCTGATGATGCAAGTGCAAGTGCAATACCGTTTTGCGATAGAATCTTTGCCAAAATCAATGGTATcaagaatgtttttccagttccaccggGCGCatctaagaaaaaaattccgccagttCCATTGTTCACTACTTGCATTTGTGTATCGTAGGCATATTTGTGTTGCTGATTTAGAAGTATATGTGTATTTGAACGGTTTCTCTTAATGTTTCGCAATCGTATTGGGTTTCACGTCTCAACTCTTGATTGAATGCGTCGTGCATTGGACGATTGGGCGTTGTCATTTCTAGTTATAATAATCTTTTGTTGGCAAGCATCAATCACATttcctcaattaaaattaatgcttcatTGTGAATTTATTCTTTCTTTGCAAATCTGCATTCAACGTTCTTAACGCATCTGATGCAATATATCTTTGGCCATATGATCTTTATATTTGTTCCATATATCAATCGGTGTGGATGGGAAGCATGTGCACAAAATTATAGCAAACaatgtttgtatttgtttagcatttgacGACATTACAGCATCTTCGAGTGTGTGGTCCCAATGGGAGTCATTCTCTAGTAATCCCAAGTGTTGGCaggcttctctgtatgtgccGCACAACACACCATTAACTGCAgatgttggaatgatgttggGCCACGAATACTGACTAACAGTAAACGCAAATAAACACACTCGTCTTGGCTGGGATGGACTGTGTAAAGACGTCCTAGTGCATCGGCGGAAAATATTTGTGGATAACCTGGAACTGTCTGCCCTTGTTTCCATCCTTGATATTTCTTTGACGATTGGTTCCAGATATAATATCTTGGCATTTCAGAGTAAAGCAACGTTCTGGCAAAGTCACATTCTGGGCACATTTCAAAGAAGCTGGTTAATGTTGTCGATGGCGGCCTGTCAACTCGTAATACATTCTCCGTTGTAATTACTCTCTTTGACCATTTTCCAAATGTACGGCCAAGTAAACAACTGTGGGGTGTCCATGTATTGCAAATGAAAAAATACGCCATATCACTTCGTTACTGCTAACATAGCGGCCCATTTGAAATTGAGTGACTTCGTCGTTTGAATTTTCGGCAGAAAAATTGAACACAACCACATCACTACCTTTATTCACGTACTTGAAAATGTACTTAATAGATTTCATGGACTGGCAAAATGGGACGTTTATGTGCTTTAAATGTCTGAGAATAACGGCGAAAacggaacaacccaacgattatcaacttcaatgtcctgTTGATTCAGTGACTATTGTTGACCTTCCAGTGTCATCTGTAGATATCCGGCGATATAGTGGATATCCATCATTTCCAGTAATTTTTTGTGATACTAATTGTCTTGGATAGCATTTTGAACATTTCCCTTCAACCATACACGGACAAATAGGATTTAATATTCCACAGCGACCAtgaatcatatttttatttttgtaatcaccTCGTGTAACAGTGGACCTTCACAATTATCTGGAATTTCTGCTGATATTACATCATCGTTTTCATTCGGTCTTATCCTTTCAACCAACCAAATGAGGATATACATGTGACAATCCGCACTTTTGCCACTCGACTGAATACATCCAACAACGCGATGCTCGACAACGCGATCCGAACACGCGATGCTTGACAATAAAATGCtgagtg is part of the Bacillus rossius redtenbacheri isolate Brsri chromosome 8, Brsri_v3, whole genome shotgun sequence genome and harbors:
- the LOC134534708 gene encoding mucin-7-like; this encodes MNSGCLLTLASQPVGQLLLQKADWLLSALQRTVENICAAGGGSESAQAHPAPEVTSPGEDLARAVSRPEDKEGPGVWKHVSDWLGSVGVALNPEALVNVSKEGKKAIKELKSRGLKKMNETSKQPSFQQSFVTRVLFWPVMSTWQYLNSISEPYVASETETMERPQGEDERQTRISATYGASEVYESKSYKSSPKDKLAEDEFLQAEVTISTQRGSEDIVSVPEDGVCAPAASNPAPESANPAPEAANPAPEAANPAPEAANPAPEAANPAPEAANPAPEAANPAPEAANPAPEAANPAPEAANPAPEAANPAPEAANPAPEAANPAPEAANPAPEAANPARKRPTLPGSGQPCPGSGQPCPGSGQPCPGSGPHSPAFSRRRKYSTQNQASEQIHGALCV